Within the Sulfolobus tengchongensis genome, the region TTCTATAGTTATGCTGACTTCTTTGCACAATCTATTTATAGTATTATTAAGTGATAGATAGAGTATAGAGCCATGCCAAGGAAATCACAATCAGTTAAAAAGAAACAATACATAACTGTCTCAATTCCAACCGATTTAGCAGAAGAGATCGATAAATTGATAGAAACTAATCCAGGTTATATTAGTAGGCAAGAATTCATAATTGATGCAATAAGAAGAAGAATAGAAGAACTCATAAAGTTAGAATGTAAAAAATAATTTTTTATTAATAAAGTTGATTTATTGTTTCAAGCACCGCTATTTTCTTTATCCTTTCTTTAAGCTAACTTATCACTTGTCTACAATCCTTAGTCTTACACTCTTCTTCAATATACTCAAACAAACTTAGAAGTTCAGCTCTTTGGCAACTCATTACAATTATATAGATAAATGAGTGAGAGTTGCAGTGAAATTAAGTAGAATAGAGGTAGAATAGAAGTGGAAAAGCTTTTATACTTGTGTGAATAGAAGTAGAATAGAGGTAGAAAATATGTCCGCTTATCACCAAATCCAAATTCCCAAAAATCCAGTAAGAAGGATTAATGTTTTTTATTCTTTAAGTGAAGGAGTCGTAGTCGCAGTAGATATTGAGAGCAGATCTAGGAAAGGATTATTGCACTACACAAGAGTTATCTTGGATCCAAGATCGAAGAGAATAACAAATTATTCATGCGATTGTGAGGGTTTCACTTTTAGAAGGAAGTGCTGGCATGTTGAGTATGTTAAGGAGACGATTAATAGAAAGGAGATTAATGAAAGAATTGAGGAAGAGGCAAAGAAATTACTAGAGATAGAAGATGAGATAGCAAATTGGGGATGAGGAATGGAAGAGATAAGCAAAACTAATTTAGATAAATTTGTTGAATATGTTCGATTGTATATCAAACTCGATGATATGATTGCTGACGCCAAGAATATTGCGGATGAGCAAATAATCCTAGCTCTGCTTGATGCTAGAGATGTCGTAAGAAAGAGTATATTGAAAATGATAGAAAGCTGATTTGTCGACATACATTTTACTCCCCAGTTAATTCTTGTAGTTCATAAAACTTTATACCTAAATTTAATATAGTATCTTTTAGACCTAGTATGAACACGAAATTAATCGGAGTAATTGTAGCTGTAATAATAGTGATAAGTGTACTTGTCTTTTTGTTTATGCCAAGATCAAATACACCTAGCAGTACATCACCAATCTCGTCATCTTCTTTTACTGTCACTCCAATAACATCAACTGCTACAACATCTACAACCGCGAAAAATCAATATCCATTGACCATGAAAATTGTAAAAGCTATTGATGAAGAAGCTGCAGCCGAAAACAACAATTTAACAAATGCTACTATAATAGTCTTATGCCTCAATGTAACATACGAAGGAAATTCGTTATTACAGTTACCAGAAAATTATTTCTATCTATACACAACAAAAGGAGTATATCAGTGGCAACAATTAATGGGATATTGGATTTATTATAAAGTTGGTAATAATTACATTCCTTATATTACACAAAAAGGTTCTAGGGTAGAAGCTATATGTTTCCTAATCCCTAAGACCGCAGTGCCAGAATATCTTATCTATAACTACTCTGGTATATACTTTAATCTCACAATACCTCCCTACACTAGCTATGAATCAATAGTACGATATGCAAACGTCAGTACAACAGACCCTAATGTTACTGTCTCACTAACATTTCCATATATCAATGAAATTGGAATTAATGGACAATCATTCACGTTAAGTATACCGCTACAGAACATGAATCAGAACACAACAGTAATAGTAGATAATGTGAGTGTGTATCCTATAGTATTCAAGTATAATGTGTCAAAAGGTCTTATAATTAAACCAAGTGAGACTGCCTATCTCAACATTACCGTATTCTATCCAGACGAAAGCTACTACGGGAATATTACCATCGTTATAGACGTAACAAACTATTCTTAGTTTACTCCCCAGTAAACCAAGAAATTTTTTTAGATTTCCTTCACTTTTCTTCTAATTTTCTTATAATCAAATCTTTATAATGTCTGTTGATGATCGCATAAAAGGAGGGGTTCTCGATCTCAATTACGAGTCTAGCTCTTGCTTTTCCCTTAACGAGTTTTAGTAGACGTATTAACTCTTCCGTTTCTCCTTCAAATTCAACTACATATTTTTTCATTATTAGACAAAATCCTGTCATCATAAGCCCTTATCAGGTTTTCCTAAGTAGTTTTGGTATTACATTACGACCGTATTCGTTAATTTTTTCAATTACGTTACATAAAGTAAGATAAATTAAATTATTTTACTTTAAATCATCTGATGATTAGACAACACGCTATTCTGCTTACAGACAAGATGAGATACGAACACGAGATAATGATGAGAGTCAAAGCATTCTACCTTCAGGAACTACAGATAGAGTTGAAGAACTGGCAATTAGAAAGAGCAGTCTATCTGCTGAAGAAGTTAAAAATCAATGTAAACTTTGTGTCACTTGCCTCTATTGTTTATCTTTTGTATAAGTATGAGTTTGGAATAAGACATCTTGATTTCATCCTAGCAATGGACGAAGCAAGATCTAGGTGGAGGAAAATATTCAAGATGGTAAAAAGAAAATATAACTCGTTAAGGGGGAGTATATAAGCTTACTACTTTTATTGGTTGAGATGTACCGCTTGATAAAAACTTCAAGAATCTGGCTCTCCCTACTATCTCTATCAACTATAACAATAAGCCTAGTAGCAGGGGCACAAAGCGCACCAAATTTAAATATCCAACCAACACAATTCCAAGGCGCACAGTATTTCACGACACTCCTAGGGTACGCAATGTATGCTGCCTGGATATTAGTAGCAGGGGCAATAATCTTTGCTGTGTTTGAAGTTGCACGAGGTGCTGGAATAAGTGACGGCTTCAAAAAAATGCTCATGGGCGCTATTATAGGCGCTTTCATATTGACTTTCGGATGGGCCATATTGAGCGGAGCGCTCTAAACTCTCCAATTTTCCCACTATTTAAAGTTACACTTCTTTTTTGTTGATGAGTACCCCAAACATACCAAATCTCTCAAGCTCTAATCTTGCTTCTACAGTAATCCATTATTTAGTAGTATTCTATGACTATCTAGTCAACGGCATAGCACACTTCCTACAAGTAACAATTTTTACACAAGATCCTACTATTGCTACTGAATATGCGTCTCTAATTGCATGGCTAATTCCTTTAACAGCGATATATTTGATTCTATCATTTATGACGGCTTTGAAGAAAATCATAGGATATTTTCTATTAGCAGGTTGGGGTTTTCTTCTGATTATGCTGATCTTAGCGAAGGTGGGGTGAAATGTTTGAGAAAAGAAACGATAGAAAGAATAGTAGAGATAGGGATAGGGGTGATTCTAGTCTCTGCAGGGATCCTATCGTTGATTATGATGCATGCATTGTAGAGCAAATCCGATTCGGAATAAAGGAAAAAATTGCTCTATTCCTCTTGAAGATACTGATTAAGCTCCATCTGGTGAGATGAATGTTTAATAAGTTTTACAAATTCTATGAGATATTCCCAAAGATCGATGTAAAGTACAATACTGACCAACTATTAAGAATCCTAGGCAATAATTTTGCTTTACTATATTATAGGGACGAAAATATATTACACCTCTATCTGCGGACTAATGCTACTGTTGAGAACATTAGAAACCTCTTTGGTGTTAAAGACGCAGAATTACCGCAATTTAATTATTACGCCAGAGCTTTCTTAAAGCATGAAAAACACTTCTATGAGGACTT harbors:
- a CDS encoding CopG family ribbon-helix-helix protein yields the protein MPRKSQSVKKKQYITVSIPTDLAEEIDKLIETNPGYISRQEFIIDAIRRRIEELIKLECKK